TAGGCCGTTTACCCTGCACGAGCTGCTTTATGCTCTAGCCACCGCCAAGGTGGAGACGATACACATCGAAGAGAGGGAGCTGGCAAGGTTCTTCCGGCGGCACCTGGACACGGCAGAGCTCTAAGACCGGGCTTGGTGGGGCTGGAGTTGTCTCTCGGGCGCGTCTATGGCTTCCTGGTGCTCTTCGGGAGGTGGCTGGGTCTCGCTCCTACCGGCCCTGGCTTCCTCTTGCCTGCCGCTTCCAGGCCAAGACCGAGGTGGTGCCAGCAGGAGGACAGCGGGGTGCTTCTACTGTGCGGTACCGCAGTAGTAGAGCCCCCGGGACGGGGTAGACATGATCACACAGAGGGATACCACAAGAGGGGGTGAAGGGTCAGCAGGCACCCCCGGCGGTGCTCCGGGAGCCTGGCTGGAGAGACATGCGCCGGGCTGGCTTGTGGAGGGGTTGTGGCCGGGGCCTTTGATATAAGGGCTGGTTTGCTCTTTGTCTGGTTTGGTGTGTTGTCCGGGATGCATTGGTGGTGGGGTGGTGAGGCTGGCTACTGGGGTGGCTCCTGGGGCCATATGTACCCCTGGTCTCCGTGGGTGTTCCCGTTTATGGGCTTGTTCTGGGGTTTTGGGGGCTTAGTGTGGCTCTTTCTGGGCTTGCTTGTGGCGTTCTTCGTTTACAGTGATGCGTCGGGGAGGTATCCGCGGGGTAGCTTGGCGCCGTTGGCGTGGGCGGTTGGTGTGGTGTTTGGCGGGCTGTTGGTGCTGCTCATATACCTGGTGGTTAGGCCGTCGGGGGAGAGGAGGGAGGAGATGGAGGAGAAGGGGGAGGGGCGGGGCTAGGGACCCCTGGTAGGGTGTCTGTGGCCTGGCCTGGTTGCTGCTCTCTGTGCCCGTGTTGGTGGTTCTCTCCGGGGTTACCTCTCTTCTGTGGCTCTGGCGTGCTGCCGGGGGTGCTCTGGGTGGTGGTCCCTCTGTAGGGGGGGGGGGGCGTGTGTAGGTTTTTATCGCGGGTTCTACTGGTTCGGGGGTGGTGTGCTGGTGTGGCGCGCTTCCTCCTAATGACGCCGGGTCCGACGGTTGTGGATCCCGACGTCCTGTTGGAGATGGCCCGGCCGACGATGAACCATGTGTCGCCGGAGTTTGACGAGCTGCACCGTGAGACACTGGGGCTGCTGGGGAGGGTGTTCGGCACCGGGGGCCGTGTCATACTGTTCCCGGGGAGTGGTACTGCCGCGATGGAGCTGGCGGTGCGGAGTGTCGTCGGCCCTGGGGACCGTGTGCTCGTGCTCCGTGCGGGTGTGTTCGGGGACTATCTCGCCGAGGCGGCCCGGAGCGTTGGGGCGCGGGTCGACGTGGCCCGGGTGGAGCCCGGCAAGGGGTTTACGGCGTCTATGCTGGAGGAGTACCTGTCCGGGGCCAGCTATTCCGCTGTGTTGTTCCAGCACGTGGATACCTCTACTTCTGTCGCTAACCCGGTGGCCGAGCTAGCTAGGGTGGCTAGGAGGCACGGCGCCCGGGTTGTGGTGGACGGGGTGGCCTCGATAGGCGGTATGGAGATGAGGATGGACGAGTGGGGCGTAGACGTGTGCTTCACGGGCTCGCAGAAAGCGCTCTCCACTCCGCCAGGCCTAGCCATAGTGGCCTTCCGCGAGGGGTTCGAGCCCCGTAGGGACACCTCGACACTCTTCTTCAACGTGGAGAAGCTCCTCGCGGAGATGGAGTCTACCCGGAACTACTACCTCACACCAGCAGTCAACCTAGTATACGGCCTCAACAGGTCGCTCAAGCGGATGATAGAGGGGGAGGGGCTCGGGGAGCGCTACCGCCGCCACCGCGTCATGGCTGAGGCTGTGCAGGCCGCTGTCGAGGCACTGGGGCTCCAGCTGGTCGCCGAGAAGCCCTTCCGGGCCCGCACAGTCACAGCCGTCTACTTGCCCCGGGGCATAGAGTGGCCAAGGCTCTACACGGAGGCCCGGAGGAGGGGCGTAGAGCTAGCCGGGGGCCTCGGCGAGCTGAAGGGCAGGATATTCAGGATAGGACACATGGGCGAAACCACGGTAAACGACATAGCCGCCACGATAGCCGTGCTCGAGAGGGTACTCGCCAGGCTAGGCTACAGCGTTAAACTAGGCAAGGGGCTAGAGGCTATGCAGCAAGTCCTAGACAGCCATGGATACTAGGCGATACCCGGGGGATCCTGGGCGGCGGGCCGTAGGGCACGACACACCCTCTACCCCCTCGTAGCTGCAGGGGCAGTCATGGCAGCCCCTGGACTAGTGCTGGGTCCTGGTGGTTGGTTCGTTTCTGTATCCCCTGGCTGCTGTACCGCTACCGCTGCTGCCACGCTATTTAAGGCTACGAGGATTGTTGTTAGAGCTGGAGGGCTGCGGCTGTGGCTAGGATAGTTCGTGCCCGGTACGAGAAGGGCGTACTAAGGCCTTTGGAGGATCTCGGGCTAGATGAGGGTGAGGAAGTGATAATAAGAGTGATTAGTGTTGAGGAGAGACGTCGTGTATTGAGGAAGTATAAGGGTGTCCTGGGTCCTGTTGACGAGGAATTGTTGGAGGAGGCGCTGGAGGAGGCAGAAACTCTTTGATCTATGTGGATGCTAATGCCCTGGTATACCTCCTCCATGATGTTAGGCCTAGATCCGATATAGTAGAGGATGTACTGAGCCGGGAGGATAGGGTATACACTAGTCTACGCACCTTAGAGGGGTCTCCTACGTCCTGATACGTGTAAAGGCTACGAGGCAGTATGGGGTACGAGGAGTACATGGGGTAAGAGAGGCTATAAAGCGCTATGGGCTTGGCTTCGTGAAGAGGGAGCTGGAGCAGCTACGCGGCATTATCAGAGATTATGGTGTAGAAGTGCTACCCGACATAGCTGCTCTTGACGAGCTACACGAAACCATGTGAGGTACAAGCTTCTCCCAGGTGATGCACTGATAGCCCTTACATGTAGACGCTACGGTATCGGGAGAATACTGACCTTCGACGAGGACTTCAAACGGGTACCGTGGCTAGAAGTAATACCCTAGTTCGGCGTAGGACGACATAGTTAGCCATACTCTGCTATACCCCTACATGGAATCCTCCTTAGGGGTAGGATGTAGTATAGCAGGCTTACTGGAGATAACAACCATAACTATGTGGTGAGAGGCGCCATATGGTGTTGCCTGGCCTAGTGTGTTAGCTGAGCTATCCGGGGAGAAGGATGAGGGCCCCTGGGGCTAGTCTTCGACTACTAGCTCTTCTTTTATCTCCGGGTTGATCCTCTTTATGCTCGCGTATACTGGGCAGCTGTTCCGGACTAGCCTGTATAGCTTCTCCGCGGTGTCCCGGTCTAGCCCGGCTACGTGTACCCGTATCTCGAGCTGCTGGAGGCCGTGGCCTAGCCGGAACCTGCCGTTGACCTTTATCCGGACCTTGTAGGGCTTGTTTATGCCTAGCCGGCTAGCTATCATCCTGAACATGAACGCTTCGCATGAGGCTAAGCCTGCTAGGAATAGCTCCAGGGGTGTGGGCTTGCCCGCTTCTCCCCCATACTCTGGGGGCTCCGAGGCCTCTATGACCGCGCCGTTGCCGGTGTGGATCGTGGCTGTGGGTGTCTCGGGTGTTGTCTCGGCTTCTACGGTTATGGGTGGTATCTGGTGCTCCTGCATTCCCGTGTTTCACCGCGAACAAAACGATGTTTACACAAGTTAATATCAGTGGTGCCGTATACACGGCCAGACGTAGCACGAGGCAGGACAAGGAGACCCCCCGGACGCCCCCGGGGGCTCCTCTACGGGCTGGGTATGGTGCCCCCGGGCTCTAGGCGGGGCGACTGTTTTAATCCGGAGCCCATGCCATACATATACCTAGTGCCTGCATCCATACTCTGTACGCCACAGGTGGTGTATCATGGCTGCTCCCCGGCCCATGACCCTGGATGCGCTCCTGTCCGCGTTCGGCGGCGAGTCTATGGCCCATATGAGGTACCTCCTCTTCGCCGAGATAGCCGAGAAGGAGGGCTTCGGGAACGTCGCGAGGCTCTTCCGGGCGGTGGCGTTCGCGGAGCAGGTGCACGCCCGGAACCACTTCGAGAAGCTCCGCGGCCTAGACCTGGACGCCAAGGTTGTCGCCGGCGCGCCGTTCGGCCCGGGCCCAACCTCGAAGAACCTAGAGATGGCGATCAGAGGCGAGGAGTTCGAGGTAGAAGAGATGTACCCAGCCTACATCGCGGTAGCCGAGCAGCAGGGGGAGAAACAGGCTGCGCTCAGCTTCCGCTGGGCCCTAGAGGCCGAGAAGACGCACGCCCAGCTCTTCCGCAGAGCCAAGGAGGCCGTAGACCGGGGCGAAGACCTCGCCATCGACGGCAACATCTGGGTGTGCCCCGTCTGTGGCCACACCTACGTCGGCCCAGAGCCCCCAGACCGGTGCCCCATATGCGGCGCCCCCCGGGAAAGATACGTGAAGTTCTAGCCCCGTCCGCCCTGGGGTCTTAGCTGGCGCTTTTCTCCTAGCTGTGGCCTGGCATGCCTTGTGGACCGTGCTCTAGGTAGTAGTCTGGGTTCTTTTCGAACTCCTTCTTGCACATCGGGCTGCAGAAGTAGTATATCCGGCCCTTGTAGACCGTCCTGTAGGGCGTCTTCTCCGGGTCTACTTTCATCCCGCAGACAGGGTCTACCGCCTCGTGGCCTGCCACGCCTCCTCCCTCCCGGGTTTACATCTACTTGGCCGTTCCGGTGTTTTCTGGTGCTGGTCGGCTGCTACCCGGGGTGTAGCCAGTCCGTAATGCTAAGCTGGTATGCTGTCTCGAGCTCGAGGGGTTCTGGGCTAGACGTCTGCTGGGCGTGTTGGCTACTGTATTAGGCGTCTGCTTAGGAGTAGCGTGTTGAGGGTCACGGATATGGAGCTCAACGCCATGGCTGCAGCTGCCGCCTCTGGCCGTAGCATGAGCCCGTGCGAGGGGTAGAGCGCGCCTGCTGCGACCGGGATTAGGGTCGCGTTGTAGAGGAAGGCCCAGAGGAGGTTTAGCCGGATGAGCCTGTAGATGCCCCTGGCAGCCTTTATGGCTGTTACTACTCCGCGTAGGTCGTCGCGCACGAGGATTATGTCGCCAGCCTCCTTGGCTATATCGGTGCCTCGTCCCATGGCTATGCCTACGTCGGCCTGTGCGAGGCTCGCTGCGTCGTTGATCCCGTCGCCCACCATTGCTACGACCTCGCTGCGGCGCTGAAGCCCGCGTATCATCTCCGCCTTGTCTTCCGGGCTTGCCTCGGCTATGACGTGGTCTATGCCCAGCTGCCTCGCCACAGCCCATGCTGTCACACGGTTATCGCCGGTCAGCATGGCCACGCGCAGCCCCATGCGATGCAGAGTCTCGATGACCTCGCGTGCATGGGGTCTAGGCCTATCGGCGACCGCTACGACGCCGGCTAGCTTACCGTCCACCGCGACGTATACTATCGTCGCGCCTAGCTCCCGGAGCCTCCTCACGTCCTCCTCCGCCTGCGCAAGGTCCACCTCGAAGCCCTTCATCAGCTTCTCGTTGCCCACCGCTACAGTCCCACCGGAGACCACCGCCACGACGCCCTGGCCGGGGATCGCTGTGAAGCTCTCTGGCTCCGGTGGCTCTACTCCAGCCTTCCTGGCTGCCTCCACGATGGACCTAGCTATCGGGTGTTCACTCCTCTTCTCGGCCGCCGCGGCTAGAGCTAGCAGCTCGTCCCTCGGGAAGCCGTAGGTCACAATCTCTATGACCTCTGGACGGCCGATGGTGAGGGTACCAGTCTTATCAAAGACTACCATTGTCAGCTTTACCGCCTTCTCTATGGACTCAACGTTCCTTATCACCACGCCCCATCTCGCAGCCTGGCCGAGCCCCGCGACTACTGCTAGGGGCGAGGCTAGACCTAGAGCGCAGGGGCAGGCGATGAGCAGCACAGAGGCGAGGAAGACGAGCGCCTTTCCAAGCGGCAGACCCGCCACGAAATACCAGTAGATGAACACCGCAGCTGCAATCCCCATGACGAGCCACGCGAATACGCCGGCAACTCTGTCGACGAGGCGCTGTATCGGAGGCTTACCTGCCTGGGCATGCCTTACAAGCCTGACTATCTGGGCGAGCACCGTGTCCTTGCCTACGCGCGTTACGCGGACACGTAGGTAGCCGGTCGTTAGCATGGTCCCGGCTATCACGGGGTCGCCTGGCTTCTTCTCCACTGGTATAGGCTCACCAGTCACCATTGACTCGTCGACGTATCCATGGCCCTCCTCGACAATGCCATCGACCGGTATCCGCTCACCAGACTTCACGGCGACCAGGTCTCCGACCCGGACACGGCTTAGCGGCACCTCCTCCTCGGCTCCATCTTTTACCAGCCTCGCTACTGGGGGCTGCAGCTCGAGCAGCTTCCGGACCGCCTCACCAGTACGCAGCTTCATCTTTGCCTCAATGTACCTGCCCAGCAGTATGAAGGAGACTATGAAGGCTGGTGCCTCGAAGTATGTCTCGGACTCTATGAGGCCAAACATAGCGGCTACGCTGAGGACATAGGCGGCGCCGCTGCCGAGGGCTACAAGGGTATCCATACCAGCCGACAGGTTCCTCAGAGACCTGACAGCGCCGACGAAGAATCTACGTCCCCCGACTACTAGCACGAATGTAGCTATGAGGAAGCCCGCAAGGTCTACTACCTGCTTGGGGAGCCCTAGTAGGGGCTTTGCTAGATACATGAGTAGAGCTAGGATGATCGAGGGCGGGAGGCTGAGGAGTACAAGGCGCCTCAGCTCAGCAACCTCGCGCTCTGCTATCCGCTGTTCAATACCCTCGAGATCAGACTCCTCGGCTCCAACCTCGACTACACGGTAACCCATTGACTCCAGGTGCTTCCTAATCTCGTCCACAGTAAGTGTCAGCGGGTTATAGGTTACTATCACCTTCTTAGCTGTGTGGAGAGCCTTGACCTCGACAACCCCTGGTATCTTCGACAGCTTGTTCTCTATGGTGAGCTCGTCGCTAGGGGTGCTTAGGTTCTCAATTATAAACACTGCTTCTTCACGGTAAACGTCGTAGCCGACCTCGCGTACAACCCTAACTATGTCCTTAAGACTCGTGGTTGAAGGATCGAACTCAACTACAGCTTCTCCTGTAGCGAAGTTTACTGAGACCCCACTGACACCATTCACTCTACGCAGAGCCTTCTCGATAGTTACCGCGCAGTTCGCACAGTGCATACCGAGCACACGTAGCTTCATCGCTGCCCGTCTCTGCTCCTCAGTAGTTATCCTCATGCTCTTCTTCTTACCCGTGGAGCCGCTGGCCGTACCAGCACCACCCCGGCCACAGAAAGCTAGGCTAGAGCACGTCTATGCTTATATCCCCGGCACCGGGTACAATACCAGCAGTCATGCCCGCTGCTCCATACACTCTAGCGTTTGGCCAGCCACAACAAGGATCCTAGAGGCAATCAAGTGTCGTCTGCAACCCTTGCAAGCCCACGAGGAGCCTGGAGGAAACACGCCATAGAGTGCCTGGAGGCCGGGTAGCTGTCGCTCCTTAAGCTACACTGCTATGCATTGTCTGTCTATGTTGTTAGCCTGGGCTGCATGCCTCTCTGCTCAGCCGCTCGTAGTCCTCCAGGGTGATTATGTGCTCGTCTGGTAGTGTTGCTGGCTCTCCTTCAAGCTCGCGTACTGCTAGCAGGTAGATGGTCTCAGAGGGCTTGACCGGTAGATGCTGGGCTTTCGCCCGCAGCTTGTCTAGTTCGCGGCGTGCCTCCACGGCTGTTAGGGCTGCCCACTTTGCCTCGGCTACGAGTAGCCGTGGCGGCTCTAGGGTCTCGTCTAGTGCTACCAGGTCTATCTCCATGCCACGGTGCCACCAGGGGCCCATGCGGGTCGGGGTTACCCCTAGCTCGCCGTTCTGCGCCATCCGCCCGACTATCGCTGCTAGGGTTTCCTCCCACACGCCGGGCATCACGTTGGCCTCGAAGTCCCTCCGGACAGCTTCTACGACCTTCTTAGAGAGGCCTAGCTCTATTGCAGAGCGGTGGCGGGGTATGTAGCGGAACCAGAAAGCCAGGAACCGGTCTGCGACCCGGTAGCGGGCCCTACCCCTCCCAAGTATGGGAGCGACGCGCTCCACTAGGCCCATCTCCTCTAGGACTCGGAGGTACTTGGAGAGGCTCTCCGCGGGGACGCCACTCCGCGAGGCTATCTCGCCATAGCTCGTCGCGCCGCCCGCTATGGCTTCTAGTACCGCGTAGTACCGGGTCACCTCGCGTAGCTCCTCCCGGAGCAAGTACCTGGCCTCGTCGAGGAACCGGGCGTTGGGCCTCAGCATGAGTCTCTCGACGTTCTCCCAGAGATTCTCGCTGGGGTCTACCTCGGCTAGGTAGCCGGGGACGCCGCCTACTACGCCGTAGAGGCGGAGAGAGTCGCCTGGGCTCCAGCCCGGGGTGAAGCACCTAGCCTCCAGGGGGCCGAGAGGCTGGAGCCTCATCACACCAGTCAGCCGGCCGTAGAGGGGGCTACGCTGCGAAAGCACGCCCTCACTGAAGGAGACGAGACTACCCATAAGAAGGATAAACACCCTCGTCCCCGATAGCCTGGTATCCCAGACGGCTTGTAGCGTAGAGAGGAGCCCAGGGCTAGCCGCGGCCGCGTACTGGAACTCATCGATGACAAACCCTATTCTCTCCTTCTCGGCGAGACGGGCCAGGTAGAGGAGCACTTGCCTCCAGCTGGTAAACGGCCTCTCCTCGAGTAGCTCGTCCCCCGTGAACTCTGCTAGCTCCAGGCTAAGCTTCTCTAGGAGCCTCTGCTCTGGCACCTCCTCCGCCACGAAGTAGAAGACCCGACGCCCCTTCATCCACTCCCATACAAGCCGGGTCTTCCCAACCCGGCGGCGCCCATAGACCAGCAGTAGCTCGGCACGGCCGCTTCTCCAGTGCTCCTCGAGCCAGCCCAGCTCCCGCCTACGGTCAACAAACAGCGCCACTGGTACCAGACCCTAGAGTACAGACTCTGGAGTCTCAGACTCTAAAGTCTGTACTCTTCGCGCCTACAGCCATCTTATGAAGGGGGTTCGACACTCTGTATCCGAGGGCCTGTGAGGAGCCGTCCACCTTGCGGGGGACGAGCCCCCTGGGGAGGGCTGTGAGCTTTTTGGGCGCCGCCGAGGCCCCCTCCTTATACACGGGTGCCGCAGTGTTATGTCTAGTTGCGCCGCTGGACTCATTGCCCTACTGCTCCCGGGCATCATTGTCTTCTCCGTGATCGCCTACGTGGTAGGGCTCCCGGCATGGTGCCCACCCGGGGCAGTACTGATAGCCGGTAGCTGGCTCGCCCTGGGCTTCGGGCTCTTCACCGCGCTAGTGCTGCTGCCGCGGCTCTGCCGGGTGAACACAAGCATCGAGGACGGCTACCTGGTCGCACGCCTGGGCCGCTGCGGGGTGCTCCGCGTCCCATTGGGCAGCGTGAAAGAGGCCCGGCTCCTAGACCGCGCCCGGCCGGTGCTCAGGCTCGCCGGCACAGCAGTACCCGGCTGCTACTACTCTGGGCTCTTCAGGGACAGCGATCTCGGCAAGGTGAGGCTCTATAGCGAGAGGCTCGACAACCTGCTACTAGTGGTCACAGAGGACGGCGAGAGGATAGTGCTGGGCGGCGACGCCCCAAAGGCGCTCAGGGAGCTGGAGGGGAGGAACGGCGAGGGGCCCCGCGGGAGGCCGGTGCTGGAGCCCCGGAGCCGGAGATTGGCGGCCGCCGCCCTCGGGGTCTTCGCCTTCTTCACGCTGGCTGCTGTGATGCTCTATCCGCTGCTCCCCGACGTGGTCCCGGTACACTACTCCGGGGACTGGCGGCCTGACAAAGTGGGCTCTAAGACCGAGCTACTGGTGATAATAACGGTAGTATCGGCCATCGGGTTTGCCGTCACGGGGGTGCTCTACGCTTTCGCCAAGGAGGATCCCGGGCTCCCCCTCGTAGCGCTTCCCCTAGCCCTCGGCTTGGGCATGCTAATGCTGAGCACGGTTGTCCTCGGGCTCTGCACGCCGCCGGGCTAGCCCTCTACCTCTACGCCTAGCACTTTCTCGACCTCCTCCCGGGTTATCGGCCCCCTCCGCAGTATCCTGGGCGGCCGGGTCGTGAGGTCTACTACTGTGGAGGGTGTGCCACCGGGTGCTGGACCAGCGTCGAGAACTATATCGACACGATCGCCGAGCTGTTCCAGGGCCTCCTCCGCGGTCCTCGGGCTGGGGCGG
The window above is part of the Pyrodictium delaneyi genome. Proteins encoded here:
- a CDS encoding pyridoxal-phosphate-dependent aminotransferase family protein — protein: MARFLLMTPGPTVVDPDVLLEMARPTMNHVSPEFDELHRETLGLLGRVFGTGGRVILFPGSGTAAMELAVRSVVGPGDRVLVLRAGVFGDYLAEAARSVGARVDVARVEPGKGFTASMLEEYLSGASYSAVLFQHVDTSTSVANPVAELARVARRHGARVVVDGVASIGGMEMRMDEWGVDVCFTGSQKALSTPPGLAIVAFREGFEPRRDTSTLFFNVEKLLAEMESTRNYYLTPAVNLVYGLNRSLKRMIEGEGLGERYRRHRVMAEAVQAAVEALGLQLVAEKPFRARTVTAVYLPRGIEWPRLYTEARRRGVELAGGLGELKGRIFRIGHMGETTVNDIAATIAVLERVLARLGYSVKLGKGLEAMQQVLDSHGY
- a CDS encoding antitoxin family protein gives rise to the protein MARIVRARYEKGVLRPLEDLGLDEGEEVIIRVISVEERRRVLRKYKGVLGPVDEELLEEALEEAETL
- a CDS encoding PIN domain-containing protein, translated to MRYKLLPGDALIALTCRRYGIGRILTFDEDFKRVPWLEVIP
- a CDS encoding OsmC family protein, which encodes MQEHQIPPITVEAETTPETPTATIHTGNGAVIEASEPPEYGGEAGKPTPLELFLAGLASCEAFMFRMIASRLGINKPYKVRIKVNGRFRLGHGLQQLEIRVHVAGLDRDTAEKLYRLVRNSCPVYASIKRINPEIKEELVVED
- a CDS encoding rubrerythrin family protein — encoded protein: MAAPRPMTLDALLSAFGGESMAHMRYLLFAEIAEKEGFGNVARLFRAVAFAEQVHARNHFEKLRGLDLDAKVVAGAPFGPGPTSKNLEMAIRGEEFEVEEMYPAYIAVAEQQGEKQAALSFRWALEAEKTHAQLFRRAKEAVDRGEDLAIDGNIWVCPVCGHTYVGPEPPDRCPICGAPRERYVKF
- a CDS encoding YHS domain-containing protein, translating into MAGHEAVDPVCGMKVDPEKTPYRTVYKGRIYYFCSPMCKKEFEKNPDYYLEHGPQGMPGHS
- a CDS encoding heavy metal translocating P-type ATPase, giving the protein MRITTEEQRRAAMKLRVLGMHCANCAVTIEKALRRVNGVSGVSVNFATGEAVVEFDPSTTSLKDIVRVVREVGYDVYREEAVFIIENLSTPSDELTIENKLSKIPGVVEVKALHTAKKVIVTYNPLTLTVDEIRKHLESMGYRVVEVGAEESDLEGIEQRIAEREVAELRRLVLLSLPPSIILALLMYLAKPLLGLPKQVVDLAGFLIATFVLVVGGRRFFVGAVRSLRNLSAGMDTLVALGSGAAYVLSVAAMFGLIESETYFEAPAFIVSFILLGRYIEAKMKLRTGEAVRKLLELQPPVARLVKDGAEEEVPLSRVRVGDLVAVKSGERIPVDGIVEEGHGYVDESMVTGEPIPVEKKPGDPVIAGTMLTTGYLRVRVTRVGKDTVLAQIVRLVRHAQAGKPPIQRLVDRVAGVFAWLVMGIAAAVFIYWYFVAGLPLGKALVFLASVLLIACPCALGLASPLAVVAGLGQAARWGVVIRNVESIEKAVKLTMVVFDKTGTLTIGRPEVIEIVTYGFPRDELLALAAAAEKRSEHPIARSIVEAARKAGVEPPEPESFTAIPGQGVVAVVSGGTVAVGNEKLMKGFEVDLAQAEEDVRRLRELGATIVYVAVDGKLAGVVAVADRPRPHAREVIETLHRMGLRVAMLTGDNRVTAWAVARQLGIDHVIAEASPEDKAEMIRGLQRRSEVVAMVGDGINDAASLAQADVGIAMGRGTDIAKEAGDIILVRDDLRGVVTAIKAARGIYRLIRLNLLWAFLYNATLIPVAAGALYPSHGLMLRPEAAAAAMALSSISVTLNTLLLSRRLIQ
- a CDS encoding ATP-binding protein, whose product is MALFVDRRRELGWLEEHWRSGRAELLLVYGRRRVGKTRLVWEWMKGRRVFYFVAEEVPEQRLLEKLSLELAEFTGDELLEERPFTSWRQVLLYLARLAEKERIGFVIDEFQYAAAASPGLLSTLQAVWDTRLSGTRVFILLMGSLVSFSEGVLSQRSPLYGRLTGVMRLQPLGPLEARCFTPGWSPGDSLRLYGVVGGVPGYLAEVDPSENLWENVERLMLRPNARFLDEARYLLREELREVTRYYAVLEAIAGGATSYGEIASRSGVPAESLSKYLRVLEEMGLVERVAPILGRGRARYRVADRFLAFWFRYIPRHRSAIELGLSKKVVEAVRRDFEANVMPGVWEETLAAIVGRMAQNGELGVTPTRMGPWWHRGMEIDLVALDETLEPPRLLVAEAKWAALTAVEARRELDKLRAKAQHLPVKPSETIYLLAVRELEGEPATLPDEHIITLEDYERLSREACSPG
- a CDS encoding PH domain-containing protein; translated protein: MSSCAAGLIALLLPGIIVFSVIAYVVGLPAWCPPGAVLIAGSWLALGFGLFTALVLLPRLCRVNTSIEDGYLVARLGRCGVLRVPLGSVKEARLLDRARPVLRLAGTAVPGCYYSGLFRDSDLGKVRLYSERLDNLLLVVTEDGERIVLGGDAPKALRELEGRNGEGPRGRPVLEPRSRRLAAAALGVFAFFTLAAVMLYPLLPDVVPVHYSGDWRPDKVGSKTELLVIITVVSAIGFAVTGVLYAFAKEDPGLPLVALPLALGLGMLMLSTVVLGLCTPPG